From Bradysia coprophila strain Holo2 chromosome IV unlocalized genomic scaffold, BU_Bcop_v1 contig_5, whole genome shotgun sequence, one genomic window encodes:
- the LOC119072010 gene encoding putative nuclease HARBI1: MDGSPCPGIPMTIQFGSVLNFYASGSYQRRVGSDAFAMMSQSLVSKCVRAFSYVITTEIMDDFVKFPQTADEIKILHDELQQRFDYPGAFAFVDGSLIGLAAVSHLIEQVHVCRKSFHAINTQFVCDVSMRFLSANARYPGSCHDALIWRASLVNSTLRRICNEMGEDWCYYLLADNGYPLQKWLLKPYDSPNTTQQQLYNKKHGKLRSLVERAIGLLKARFRCLLLERKLRYDPVMSGYIIYANACTVLHNYLIGNNFPVDEIDPIFEDYVIDSEQLEDIEISYDDLQGGVEMRNEVAQYFMGNSV, from the coding sequence ATGGATGGCAGTCCCTGTCCAGGAATCCCTATGACCATACAATTTGGTTCCGTGCTTAACTTCTATGCGAGTGGAAGTTACCAACGGCGTGTTGGTTCAGATGCGTTCGCGATGATGAGCCAGTCATTGGTATCCAAGTGTGTTCGAGCATTCAGCTATGTGATTACCACGGAAATCATGGATGACTTCGTTAAGTTTCCACAAACGGccgatgaaataaaaattttacacGACGAGCTTCAGCAACGCTTCGATTATCCAGGAGCCTTCGCCTTTGTTGATGGATCTCTCATTGGCCTGGCAGCAGTCTCCCATTTGATTGAACAGGTTCACGTATGCCGGAAGTCATTTCATGCCATTAACACTCAGTTTGTTTGCGACGTAAGCATGCGTTTTCTAAGTGCGAATGCAAGGTATCCCGGTTCATGTCACGATGCATTAATTTGGCGGGCATCGTTAGTTAACTCCACGTTGAGACGCATTTGCAATGAAATGGGGGAAGACTGGTGCTACTATTTGCTCGCCGACAACGGTTACCCATTACAAAAATGGTTACTGAAGCCGTACGACTCACCAAATACAACGCAACAACAGCTGTACAACAAGAAACACGGGAAATTGAGATCGTTGGTCGAGAGAGCGATTGGGCTGTTAAAAGCGAGATTTCGGTGCTTATTGCTGGAAAGAAAATTGCGGTACGACCCAGTAATGAGTGGCTACATAATTTATGCAAATGCATGTACTGTCCTTCACAACTATTTAATCGGAAACAACTTCCCTGTCGACGAGATTGACCCAATCTTCGAGGACTATGTCATCGACTCCGAGCAACTTGAGGacattgaaatttcatatgaCGATCTTCAAGGAGGTGTGGAGATGCGAAACGAAGTTGCGCAATACTTTATGGGGAACTCTGTTTAA
- the LOC119072011 gene encoding 36.4 kDa proline-rich protein-like, with protein MIEEDWCPENTSPRSILNDIPDHVEKSKQTQFIEPTFKYPLSTFFLRPSSNYSSPSRYCPPSSYHPPSVQHTTFIDNPQSTSSLHSTQRSPSINRSSYMHRTPSNENSPTIDRRAEIQHPAFDDRPPSVDPPLAKHAPFLDRPSTSQPNLHIDNPVSTNPSFTVVRSPSVDPPLAEHSPFLDRPSSPQFNLRTDRPVSTNRSFTVFRPPSVDPPLAQHSPFLDRDRPVPTNRSFTVVRPPCVDPPLAQHAPFLDRPSTSQPNLHIDHPVSTNPSFTIVLQPSY; from the exons ATGATTGAAGAAGATTGGTGTCCAGAGAATACTAGTCCACGTTCAATATTGAACGATATCCCAGACCATGTTGAGAAATCTAAACAAACACAATTCATTGAACCGACATTCAAATATCCTCTGTCGACCTTCTTCCTTCGTCCATCGTCAAACTATTCATCACCGTCAAGATATTGTCCACCGTCAAGTTATCATCCACCATCAGTTCAACACACAACGTTTATTGATAATCCACAATCCACATCTAGTCTACATTCAACCCAACGTTCGCCTTCGATTAATCGTTCATCGTATATGCATCGTACACcgtcaaatgaaaattcacctACTATTGATCGTCGAGCGGAAATCCAACACCCAGCGTTTGATGATCGTCCACCGTCCGTTGATCCACCATTGGCAAAGCATGCACCGTTTCTTGATCGTCCATCAACATCTCAGCCCAACCTTCATATTGATAATCCAGTGTCCACGAATCCATCATTCACCGTAGTTCGTTCACCGTCCGTTGATCCACCATTGGCAGAGCATTCACCATTTCTTGATCGTCCATCATCACCTCAGTTCAACCTTCGTACTGATCGTCCAGTGTCCACGAATCGTTCATTCACCGTATTTCGTCCACCGTCCGTTGATCCACCATTGGCACAGCATTCACCATTTCTTGATCGTGATCGTCCAGTGCCCACGAATCGTTCATTCACCGTAGTTCGTCCACCGTGCGTTGATCCACCATTGGCACAGCATGCACCGTTTCTTGATCGTCCATCAACATCTCAGCCCAACCTTCATATTGATCATCCAGTGTCCACGAATCCTTCGTTCACCATAGTTC TTCAACCTTCGTACTGA